The sequence TGGGCTTGGGGAAAGGATGGTCAGTCTTATCATGTCTTGCATCAGACCTAGTCGTGGTCTACACCAAGGTGATCCTCTGTCATCTTACCTTTTTCTTATGTGTGCCATGGGATTGCAAAGCTTGTTGAATAAAGTTGAAGTGGAGGGGCATATTTGGGGTGTGGCTATCTGTAGGAATGGTCCAAAAgtctcaaatttattttttgcagatgattgTGTGTTGTTTTGCAGTACTAAAGAAGCTAAGTGTCAGGAAATTCTTGATATTCTGGCTATCTATGAGAGGGGTTCAGGCCAGAAAATTAACCGTGAGaaaactaatatattttttagctttAACACCCCTCATGAGGTTCAGGTTTGGATTCAACAAGTTTTGGGTGTCCCATCTATCCgtcaatttgaaaaatatttggggtTGCCGGCACTAGTGGGTAGGGCAAAAAAACAGAACTTCATTTACATCAAAGAAAGGGTGTGAAAAAAGTTCCAAGggtgaaaagaaaaacttgtctCAGGTAGTTAGTAAAGTTCTGATTAAGTCAGTAATTCAGGCGATTCAGACTTATACCATGTGTTGCCTTAAACTCCCTAAGGGGTTTGTAAGGGATTTGGAAGGTATGATTCGCAAATTTTGGTGGGGTATAGTGGAGAGCATTGGAAAACTCATTGGGTAAAATGGAAGCGATTGTGTGAGGCTAGAGAAGTTGGTGGAATGgggttcaaagaaattgaaaaatttaacGATGATTTATTGGCTAAACAAATATGGAGATTGATTAATAATTCTGATTCTCTTTGTCATCAAGTTTTTAAGGCTCTATTTTTTCAGGATTGCTCCATCTTAGATGCAAAAGATTCAAGTTCACGGTCTTACACATGGAAGAGCATAATTGGTGCTAGAGATGTGATTCGAAAAGGGATGGTTTGGCGCATAGGGACAGGGGAGGCTGTGCGAATTAAGGAGGATAGGTGGCTTCCTGGACGTGCAAACTGTTCAGTCATCTCACCCCTTCCTTCTTTGGCCCTGGATGTGAAAGTTAGCTCCTTGATTGATCAGGACGGAGCAGCGTGGAAAACAGAGGCTGTGCAGCAAATGTTTCTGCCCCATGAAGCTGACATTATCTTGGGTATTCCGTTGAGCATTCGACGTCCTGATGATCGCATTATTTGGGCGTACACGCCAACTGGTATGTCCACGACTTGTAGTGCTTATAAAATGTTGGTTTCCTGTGATATATCTTCTAATGCAGGTGGCTTTAATCCGGAAGGCCAGAAAAAATTCTGGAAGGCAATCTGGTAGCTTCGGGTTCCTAATAAAATAAAGCATTTTGTGTGGAGAATTTGTAATAATGCCCTGCCAACAATGACTAATCTACATCGGCGTCACATCGTTCCTAGTGCGAGCTATGCACAGTGCAATGCTCTTCCTGAAGATTCTCTTCATGCGGTTTGGTACTGTGAAGTCATTTCAGGAGTTTGGCCTACGATGGAGTGGTTTCACCAAACTGCACCGTCACATCCCACCTCATTCAGCGAGTTACTAGCCAGCTTCTTGTCCAGCAGAGAAGAGTTTAGAGCAGAGATTTTTGTGATCATTGTGTGGCTTCTTTGGAATAGACGTAATGTAGTCCAATTTAGTCACCCTCCTCTGCCCGTGTCTAGTATATGCAGTAAAGCAGGGAGTTATTTGCAAGAATTTCTGCAAGCTCAGACCGCTGAGCCTGTCCCACCCCGTCCTCCTCCCATGCAGCAGTGGCGCCCTCCGGATCCTCATTGCTTCAAGGTAAATTTCAATGTCGCGGTGTTTCGCTGCTCAAGTTTGGTGGGCATCGGTGTCATTGTCCGTAATAATGGAGGGGAGGCTGTAGGTGCTCTGTCCTCACCCATTCCGATGGCCCAATCAATGGCAGATTTAGAAGCCTTAGCGTGCTTGAAGGCTGTCCAATTTGCTTTGGAAATTGGCATCACTCGAGTTGTG comes from Castanea sativa cultivar Marrone di Chiusa Pesio chromosome 3, ASM4071231v1 and encodes:
- the LOC142629508 gene encoding uncharacterized protein LOC142629508, coding for MTNLHRRHIVPSASYAQCNALPEDSLHAVWYCEVISGVWPTMEWFHQTAPSHPTSFSELLASFLSSREEFRAEIFVIIVWLLWNRRNVVQFSHPPLPVSSICSKAGSYLQEFLQAQTAEPVPPRPPPMQQWRPPDPHCFKVNFNVAVFRCSSLVGIGVIVRNNGGEAVGALSSPIPMAQSMADLEALACLKAVQFALEIGITRVVFEGDFAVIINALLHGAGAMASFGNILDDIRMHSAVFQFVDFVYVSPHCNIVADALAKKAKLDVGVQVWLHDLPSDIAPLVLHDVHRV